The sequence AGCTTGTGGCTGGCGAGGAAGTCGAGCAGCTCGACGAAGAAGGGCAGTTCCGCATGCTCGCCCTGCTCGAACAGGGTCAGCACCATCTCGCGGCGATCGGTGGTGACGAAGAAGGTCGAGTTCTCGGTGCCGTGCGCGACATCCTCAAGCGATGTCAGCGTGCCTGCGTCGTACTCTGCCAGAAATTCTGCGACCTGAGCGTCGCTCAGGGGGGTAAAGACTGCCATGGGTGACTCTTCTCGCCGAAATGTGTCCGCCCCATCAGTGGCGCGCCGCCGGAGCGAAGCGGCGGCAATGCGCTGACAGGAGTTGTTGTAGGTATGCAGGAAGGATGCCGTCACGCCCGGGGGCAAGCGATATGCCGCGGGCGTGATGCCTGTCGCTGCTGGCTCAGCTCTCGCGTGAACCAGATGCCGAGCTTATCACTTTTTCAGTGCCCAGCCGGGTACCTTGAGCTGGCTGGCACTGGTGACGCTGGACTTGATGAAGTTGCCGTTGCCGTCACTGTCGAGCAGGAAGAAGGGCGCGCCGCCCTTGGGGATGATCTCGATGGCATACAGATGGCCATTGACGCGGTATTCGCGCAGCTGGCGGTCATCCTGCTGACGGCTGGTGATCTGCGGCTTCGGGGCCTCGCTCTCGGCGACGGCCAGCGGCGCACTCAGGGCGGTGACGGCCAGCAGCAGCCCGGTGGCCAGCAGCGTGGGCAGGCGCAGCAGGGAATGCGGAGCAATGGAAGCAGTCGAGCGCATGAGAAATCTCCTGGACGCAAGGTACGGTGCGCGGAAGTCCTGAAGGCGGGCGATGCGGCGCGACCCCCGATGCCTGCCTGATGGGCGCAGTTTACGACTCTTGCCGGCGGCATGCACGATTTCGCTGAGCGGGCACGCAGTGCACAAGCCATGTCGCGACTGTGCCTCGCCGCAGCCCTTGCGTATCATGACAGCCATAGCTGCCGAAGGTTTTCGGCCCCGACTCTGCTTGCTCCAAGCTCACCCTTCAGCCTACGGATGCGACTGCTCATGGCCGCCACGCCGATCGTTCTCGTCGATGGATCTTCCTATCTCTATCGTGCCTTTCATGCTCTGCCGCCGCTGACCACCTCCAAGGGCCTGCCCACCGGCGCGGTGAAGGGCGTGATCAACATGCTCAAGAGCCTGATTCGCCAGTACCCGGACAGCCCCATGGCGGTGGTCTTCGATGCCAAGGGCAAGACCTTCCGCGACGACATGTACCCCGAGTACAAGGCCCAGCGTCCGCCGATGCCGGATGACCTGCGCCTGCAGGTCGAGCCGCTGCATGCCTGCGTGCGCGCCCTCGGCCTGCCACTGCTGTGCGTGGAAGGTGTCGAGGCCGATGACGTCATCGGCACCCTGGCGCGCATGGCGACCGAAGCCGGGCGTGATGCCGTCATCTCTACCGGCGACAAGGACATGGCCCAGCTGGTGAACGAGCACATCACCCTGGTGAACACCATGAAGAACGAGACGCTGGACGTGGACGGCGTCACCGAGAAGTTCGGCATTCCGCCGAACCTGATCATCGACTTCCTCGCGCTGATGGGCGACAAGGTCGACAACATCCCCGGCGTACCGGGCGTGGGCGAGAAGACCGCGCTGGGCCTGCTGCAGGGCATGGAAGGCGGCCTCGACACCATCTACGGTGATCTCGATCGCATCAAGACGCTCAGCTTCCGTGGCGCCAAGACCCTGGCCAAGAAGATGGAAGCGCATCGTGAAGATGCCTATCTCTCCTATCGTCTCGCCACCATCAAGCTGGACTGCGAGCTGGAATATGGCCTGGATGACCTCGCGATCGCCGCGCCGGACACCGCCGCGCTGGTCGAGCTCTACCGCGAGATGGAGTTCAAGGCCTGGCTGAAGGAGCTGCTGGAAGGCGGCGACATGGCGGCCACGCCGCATGCCGATGAGAAGGGCAGCGCTGCCGCCGGCAATGACCTGCTCGGCGACAGCATCGCCCCGGTCGCGGACAAGGCCGCCGGCAAGGGCAAGACCGCCGCTGCACCGACGCCTGAGCTGGATGCGGCGGATGAGGAAGACGAGATGCCCGAGGCGCTGCCGCCGCGTGAGGAGCGCAACTACCGCGCCATCACCGAGCAGGCCGAGCTGGATGCGTGGCTCGAGCGCGTGCGCGACGCCACCTCGCTGTGCTTCGACCTCGAGACCACCAGCCTCAACTACATGGAAGCCGAGATCGTCGGCATCGGCATGGCGCTGGAAGTCGGCGAGGCCGTCTACATTCCCGTCGCCCACAGCTATCTGGATGCCCCCGCGCAACTGGATCGCCAGGCCGTGCTGGAGGCGCTGACGCCGATTCTCGCCGACACCGCCATCACCAAGATCGGCCAGAACCTCAAGTACGACATCGAGGTGCTGGCGCGCTATGACATCGCGGTGGCCGGCCCGCTGGCCGACACCATGCTGATGTCCTACGTGCTCAATTCCACCGCGACCCGTCACGACATGGACTCGCTGGCGCTCAAGTATCTGGGCGAGAGCACCATCAGCTTCACCGACATCGCCGGCAAGGGTGCCAAGCAGCTGACGTTTGACCAGATCGCGCTGGAAGAGGCGATGCCGTATGCCTGTGAGGATGTCGACATCACCCTGCGCCTCGCCGCGCTGCTGATGCCGCGCATCGAGAAGCTCGGGCGTCTGGGTGAGGTACTGCGTGATTACGAATACCCGCTGATTCCGGTGCTGGCGCGTATCGAGCGCAACGGCGTCGCCATCGACCCCGAGCGCCTGCACGCTCAGACGCGTGAGCTGACCGAGCAGATCCACGACATCGAGAAGCAGGCCTTCGAGCTTGCGGGCCGCGAGTTCAATCTCTCTTCTCCCAAGCAGCTGGGCGAGATCCTCTTCGAGGAGCAGAAGCTGCCGGTCAAGAAGAAGACGCCCAAGGGCGCGCCGTCCACCGCCGAAGCGGTGCTCGAGGAGCTGGCGCTGGACTACCCGCTGCCCAAGCTGATCATGCGCCATCGTGGCATGACCAAGCTCAAGAGCACCTACACCGACAAGCTGCCGCAGCTGGTCAACCCGACCACGCGTCGCCTGCACACCAGCTACCATCAGGCCGTCACCGCTACCGGGCGTCTGTCGTCGTCAGACCCGAACCTGCAGAACATTCCGGTGCGCAGTGACGAGGGCCGTCGCATCCGTCAGGCCTTCATCGCGCGCCCCGGCTATCGCATCGTCGCGGCGGATTACTCGCAGATCGAGCTACGCATCATGGCGCACCTCTCCGGTGACAAGGGCCTGCTCTCGGCCTTCGCCGAGAATCGCGATGTGCACGCTGCCACCGCCGCGGAAGTCTTCGGCACCGAGGAAGCGAAGGTCAGCAGTGATCAGCGTCGCAGCGCCAAGGCCATCAACTTCGGACTGATCTACGGCATGTCCGCCTGGGGCCTCTCGCGTCAGCTGGATATCGAACCCGGCCAGGCCAAGACCTACATCGAGCGCTACTTCGAGCGTTATCCGGGCGTCGCCACCTACATGGAAGACACGCGCCACCTCGCCGCCGAGCAGGGCTACGTCGAGACCATCTTCGGCCGTCGTCTCTACCTGCCGGAAATCGGCTCGCGCAATCATGCGCGTCGTGCTGCCGCCGAGCGCACCGCCATCAACGCCCCGATGCAAGGCAGCGCCGCCGACATCATCAAGCGTGCCATGATCGACGTGGACGCCTGGCTGGCGGGCAATGACGGTGACAAGGCCTATGACGCCATGATGGTCATGCAGGTACACGATGAACTCGTCTTCGAAGTCGCCGAAGCGCAGGTCGAAGACTTCATGAAAGACGTCGCCCAGCGCATGCAGAACGCCGCCTCCCTCGACGTCCCGCTGCTCGTCGAAGTCGAGCAAGGCGACAACTGGGAAGAAGCGCACTGAGACTAGTGTGAGTGCTCAGATAAATAGAAAATAGCTCGTCGAGGAAATATAGTAGCTTTGTTTTGAAGGGCTTATTTGTTGGCTGGCACCCCGGATGGTTTGTAGGGTGCCAGTTATGCTTCATACTTCCTTGTTGTTTATTTTTTATTATGTCAATAGGGAGAATAGTTTTTCGCATGTTTTCTATATGATATTTTCTGCACTTGCATGCGATAAGAAGGCAAGAGTTGTATTGTTGGCTGCTGGTTTAAAGCTTGAGCGATAAGAAGCTTTCAGTTTTATCAGAGATCCAATGCCACCAACAACTGCACCTACCGGCATTGTGAAAGCATTAGTGAAGAAATCGAAGGCCGCACCGCTAGCGACAGCACTCACAAAACGCCCGCCATCAAGATTGAATTCTGCTGAAAAATCAAATTTAGATGTTCTTCGCCAACGCTCATTTGCTACTTCATCAAGATTACTAATGCTGGTTTTTAGTTCACGAATAGCCCCCGCATATCCCAAGTTGGAATCTGGATTTTTAAGAGCTTCTACATAAGCAAGTTCAATTGCAGCATGTAAGGCATTTAGCTCTGTAGCTCTCCGCTCTTTGAAGTCTAGTATTTCTTCAATAGGAGTGTCGCCACTTGGTACAGGTAGTAGGTTAACAAGTTCAAAGCGTAAAGAGTGCTTTTGCTCAACGTATTCATTCGGTATATTTAGATTGTTTCCAATTTGATGTAGGACCCAGTCAATCGATTTTTCTTTCTCGATAAGTTCTTTTGCTACGACAGATTGAGCTTTTGCAAAGGAATGGCCGACCTCAGCTCCCATGAAAGAGCCTTGAAATGTAACTCGAGGTCTTTCAATGACACCGCTATCAATTAATATTTTTTCATCAGGCAGTCCAACGTAGATTAGATTGTTTCCGGGTATGACAATTCTGTCCCAATATAAAGAATAATAACGAATTTCTTGCTCTGAAAGCCCGCGTTCCATTACAAATCCATTGCCTTGGACGTTGATTATCGCAGGTGCTGCAATTACTCCACGGCTCATATTGATTCCCTTGCGTAATTTTCGATAATTGTTAAATATTTTTAGCTGTGTGGGTGTAGCACAAGTGGTAAGTAGCGATTTCTGAATTGATTGATATTTACGGTAGTTTAGCTCGAGTGCAAGTTGTTTTCGCGATTATTTTTAGTAACTGGCTTAGTAAAATGTCTAACGTGAAGCTCTACGACCACTGGCTACGTTGATCCTTGGCGGCGGTAGGCCGATGCTGTGGGTGGTGTCCGGTTTTCCGGACGCTGGTTGCGTGATGGCGCAGCTCATAACAATCAGACCCGGCGGGTGCTGGTGGCGGCATGACGGCTGCCCACGATGACCGGACACGCCAAGGGAGAGCGGTGATGGCTCAGCAGATGCCTGTGTCAGGCGCGGTGGGCGAGGAGAAGATGGCTGCCCCGCTGCGCGATGATCTACCTGCCACCTCGATTCATCTGGAGCGGGGGCGCCGCGAGTTGCTGCGTGCCGCGATGGATGCGGTGGAGGAGTGGGTCGTGGTGGTGGATGCCCAGGGCGGTATCCAGTTTCTGAACGCGCCTTACGCCGAGTTTCTCGGCGTCGAGGCCAGCGAGGTGCTGGGACGCGATGTCAGCGAGGTGATCGAGAACACCCGCATGCACGAGGTGCTGGAGAGCGGACGCGCGGAGCTGGCCCAACTGCAGTTGATTCGTGGCCACCACATGATTGCCCACCGTTACCCCATCTTCCGCGACGGCGAGCTGATCGGCGCCATCGGCTCGGTGCTCTATCACGACACCTGGGAATGGCGGCAGGTGAATGCTCAGGTTCAGGCGCTGGAAGCGGAGGTGGACTATTACCGTCAGGCGCTGGAAACCCCCACCGGCGCGCGCTGGCAGCTGAGTGACATCATCGGCGATTCGCCCGCGATGCGGGAGTTGGCCTGCAAGGTGCGCAAGATCGCCCCCGGCGGCGCCTCGGTGTTGATCCGTGGCGAGTCCGGCACCGGCAAGGAGTTGTATGCCCATGCGCTGCACCGCAGCTCGGCGCGTGCCAAGGGCCCCTTCATCAAGCTCAACTGCGCGGCGATACCCGAAGCGCTGCTGGAAGCGGAGCTGTTCGGCTATGAAGAAGGCGCCTTCACCGGCGCCAAGCGTGGCGGCAAGCCCGGCAAGTTCCAGCTCGCGGATGGCGGCACGCTGTTTCTCGATGAGGTCGGTGACATGCCGCTGGCGATGCAGGCCAAGCTGCTGCGCGTGCTGCAGGACCGCGAGGTCGAGGCGGTCGGCGCGACCCGTCTGGTCAGCGTCGATGTGCGTGTCATCGCCGCGACTCATCGTCCGCTGGAAGCGTTGGTCGAGAGTGGCGAATTCCGCGAAGACCTTTTCTATCGCATCAATGTGGTGCCCTTGCAGGTACCGCCACTGCGCGAGCGCCGCGACGACCTGCCGACCCTGGCCACGCACCTTCTGTCACGCCTGGCGCGACGCAGTGGCCGCCGCCCGCCGATGCTCTCCGACGCCGCCCTCGAACGCCTGTGCGCCCACCACTGGCCCGGAAATGTGCGCGAGCTGGAAAACGTGCTCGAAGCCGCTTTCTATCTGGGCGGCAGCCATATCCAACCGACCGATCTGCCGGATGCCATCGGTGCCCGGCATGGCGATGCCCGATATAGCGCAACTCGAGATGGAAATGCCCGGCATGGCGATGCCCGGCATGGCGTTACCCATCAAAGCGACTTGTCCACACCCGCTTCAGCGCCCGAGTCGTCCACAACCGCCCGGGAGCCACACACCACACCGGCCACGTTGCGTGAGGCGATGGCCCAGGCGGAGCGCCAGCTGATCGTGGATGCGCTGCGCGCTGCCGAGGGCAATCGCACCCGTGCCGCCCGTCAGCTCGGCATCGCCAAGTCCTCGCTCTACGAGAAGCTCAACCGGCATGGGCTATTGGCCGAAGCGCCTTGATCGACAGACATTCCACCTTTCCGCCACCAATGAGTGGCCAGAGCGTCCGGGAATTCGGTCGGTGACCGGAATTCCGGACGCTTTGCGTTTCCCGCCACCTCATGGCCTGCACACCCGCGTGGGGTCTGCATTCCTCTATCGGCATATTCGACTGGAGTCGTAGACAGAATGCATGACAGCGCGCGACCTTGGTCGCAGCCTTGGCGGCCGGAGGGTCCGGCTTTCCGGACGCTGTCATGGGCCGATACTGCCGCGCAGGGCGCGATGAGTCGGCTCGTGCGGGCGTTGTTCTCGTAGCTCTCTGAAATCATTGACGTTGTTGTGGCGTGGTCAGCCGCTTGCGTTGTCTTCGGGTAAGTTGACGTAAGCGTCATCTTGCAACGTGGTTCATGTCCAGCAAGCCACAAGCCGTACGACCAGCGAGCACAACAACAAATCAGGGAGCCGCACCATGTCGCAACACGCCACGCCACATACTTCAGCGCCACACCTGTCGACGCCGACCCGCCGCCTGCGCCTCGCAGCTGCCATTGCGGCGGCCGTGGCCACCACCACACTGATGGCCGCGATGCCGGCCCAGGCGGAAGGGCCGAAACAGCTCGACGTCGCCAGTACCTTCTCGACCAAGAACTTCCTCGGCGCCGGTGCCGTGCGCCTGTCAGAGGAACTCAAGAGCGCGACCGGCGGCGAGGTCGGCCTGCGCGTGCACGAACCGGGCGATCTCGTTCCGGCCTTCGAAGTCTTCAACTCCGTCTCCTCCGGTGCGGTACAGGCCGGTTGGGACTGGATGGGCTACTGGGCCGGCACGGTGCCGATCACCAACCTCTACGGCGCACTGCCGTTCGGCCCGAGCCCGGAAGCCTTCATGTCCTGGATGTGGGCCGGTGAGGGTACCGAGCTTGTGCAGGCCGCCTACGACCCCTACGGCGTGAAGGTGCTGCCGTGCTTCATCTCGCCGCAGGAAACCGGCGGCTGGTACAACAAGGAAATCAACTCGCCGGAGGACTTCAAGGGCCTGTCGATGCGCATCTCCGGCCTTGGCGCCAAGGTGCTCAACAAGCTGGGCGCTTCCACCCAGCTGGTGCCGGGCAGCGAGATCTACCTCGCGCTGGAGCGTGGCCGTGTCGATGCCACCGAGTTCTCGGTGCCGCAGGTCGATCAGGCGATGGGCTTCAATGAAGTCGCCAAGTATTACTACTTCCCGGGCTGGCACCAGAGCGCCAGCTGGTTCTCGCTGCTGATCAACCAGCAGGTATGGGACAGCTACAGCGATGAGCGCAAGGCGCAGTTCCAGACTGCCTGCCGCGCGACCCTGCAGTGGGCGATGGCCGAAGCGCCGCCGGCTCAGGTACGTGCGATCCACGAGCTCGAGGAGAAGGGTGTCGAGGTCAAGCGCTTCCCGGAACCGGTAATGACCGCGCTGCAGGAAGCCTGGGGTGAAGTGCTGGCCGAAGAGAAGCAGACCAATCCTGACTTCGCCAAGGCCTACGACTCGCTGATGAAGCACGCCGCTCTGATCGACGAATGGTACGAGCTGCAGGCCATGCCGCAGCCGATGGCCATGAAGCAGGCAGACAACGCTGACGAGGGTAGCGCCCAATGACCGACCCCCGCCTTGCACCCTGGCGGGCACAGGGCGGGGCGGTGTGTGACGCCCTGGGCCGACCGCTGGTCGGCCTGGGGCTTTGGGTGGGTCGCCTGACCAGCTGGTTGGGTCTGGCGATCATCCTGGCCGTGCTCACCACCGTCACGCTCAACGCCCTGGGCATCAATGAAATCGCCAACTGGGGGTCGCCCGACGTGCTGCTGTTCGGTACCGCGATCACCATCAATTCCGTCACCGAGTTGCAGTGGCACCTGTTTGGTATCCTCACGCTCTTCGGTGGCACCTATGCCCTGCACAGCGACACCCATGTGCGGGTCGATCTGCTCTATCAGCGTCTCTCGCCACGCGGACGCGCCG comes from bacterium Scap17 and encodes:
- a CDS encoding TRAP transporter substrate-binding protein, which codes for MAAMPAQAEGPKQLDVASTFSTKNFLGAGAVRLSEELKSATGGEVGLRVHEPGDLVPAFEVFNSVSSGAVQAGWDWMGYWAGTVPITNLYGALPFGPSPEAFMSWMWAGEGTELVQAAYDPYGVKVLPCFISPQETGGWYNKEINSPEDFKGLSMRISGLGAKVLNKLGASTQLVPGSEIYLALERGRVDATEFSVPQVDQAMGFNEVAKYYYFPGWHQSASWFSLLINQQVWDSYSDERKAQFQTACRATLQWAMAEAPPAQVRAIHELEEKGVEVKRFPEPVMTALQEAWGEVLAEEKQTNPDFAKAYDSLMKHAALIDEWYELQAMPQPMAMKQADNADEGSAQ
- a CDS encoding DUF2782 domain-containing protein, whose amino-acid sequence is MRSTASIAPHSLLRLPTLLATGLLLAVTALSAPLAVAESEAPKPQITSRQQDDRQLREYRVNGHLYAIEIIPKGGAPFFLLDSDGNGNFIKSSVTSASQLKVPGWALKK
- the polA gene encoding DNA polymerase I; the encoded protein is MAATPIVLVDGSSYLYRAFHALPPLTTSKGLPTGAVKGVINMLKSLIRQYPDSPMAVVFDAKGKTFRDDMYPEYKAQRPPMPDDLRLQVEPLHACVRALGLPLLCVEGVEADDVIGTLARMATEAGRDAVISTGDKDMAQLVNEHITLVNTMKNETLDVDGVTEKFGIPPNLIIDFLALMGDKVDNIPGVPGVGEKTALGLLQGMEGGLDTIYGDLDRIKTLSFRGAKTLAKKMEAHREDAYLSYRLATIKLDCELEYGLDDLAIAAPDTAALVELYREMEFKAWLKELLEGGDMAATPHADEKGSAAAGNDLLGDSIAPVADKAAGKGKTAAAPTPELDAADEEDEMPEALPPREERNYRAITEQAELDAWLERVRDATSLCFDLETTSLNYMEAEIVGIGMALEVGEAVYIPVAHSYLDAPAQLDRQAVLEALTPILADTAITKIGQNLKYDIEVLARYDIAVAGPLADTMLMSYVLNSTATRHDMDSLALKYLGESTISFTDIAGKGAKQLTFDQIALEEAMPYACEDVDITLRLAALLMPRIEKLGRLGEVLRDYEYPLIPVLARIERNGVAIDPERLHAQTRELTEQIHDIEKQAFELAGREFNLSSPKQLGEILFEEQKLPVKKKTPKGAPSTAEAVLEELALDYPLPKLIMRHRGMTKLKSTYTDKLPQLVNPTTRRLHTSYHQAVTATGRLSSSDPNLQNIPVRSDEGRRIRQAFIARPGYRIVAADYSQIELRIMAHLSGDKGLLSAFAENRDVHAATAAEVFGTEEAKVSSDQRRSAKAINFGLIYGMSAWGLSRQLDIEPGQAKTYIERYFERYPGVATYMEDTRHLAAEQGYVETIFGRRLYLPEIGSRNHARRAAAERTAINAPMQGSAADIIKRAMIDVDAWLAGNDGDKAYDAMMVMQVHDELVFEVAEAQVEDFMKDVAQRMQNAASLDVPLLVEVEQGDNWEEAH